Proteins from a genomic interval of Streptomyces sp. NBC_01445:
- a CDS encoding ArsA family ATPase, with product MRTVLVTGPGGSGRTTAAAATALSAARRGARTLVLSADPTDTLGAALATPTSAAPTSVEPGLTAIRLAPADRFREDLAGLQEKAASALDLLGATRLDAEEFTPLPGSHELALLRALRDSAHGPYDLVVVDLPPAPQALALLALPEQLRRYLRRLLPPERQAARALRPLLGRLAGVPMPAEWLYETADRWDTELAAAQAVIEDPHTTVRLVAEPTPAAADALLTTTTGLALHGLRADALLASRLLPDGSTDPWLTDAAARQRKVVAAWQGTYAVHELPHLGRDPRGADDLAALGAPPVSPAPPAIAWPVEDRIADEGVLVWHLPLPGAVREDLGLVRRGDELVVTTGPLRRIVALPSALRRCTVAGAGLRDGVLRIRFTPDPGLWPRGR from the coding sequence ATGCGCACCGTTCTGGTAACCGGCCCCGGCGGCTCCGGCCGGACCACCGCCGCCGCGGCCACGGCCCTCTCCGCCGCCCGCCGCGGAGCCCGCACCCTCGTGCTCTCGGCGGACCCCACGGACACCCTCGGCGCCGCCCTCGCCACCCCTACGAGCGCGGCGCCGACGTCCGTCGAACCCGGTCTCACCGCGATACGTCTCGCCCCGGCGGACCGCTTCCGCGAGGACCTCGCCGGCCTCCAGGAAAAGGCCGCGTCCGCCCTCGACCTCCTGGGCGCCACCCGGCTCGACGCCGAGGAGTTCACCCCGCTGCCCGGCAGCCACGAACTCGCCCTGCTCCGCGCCCTGCGCGACAGCGCCCACGGTCCCTACGACCTCGTCGTCGTCGACCTTCCCCCGGCGCCGCAAGCTCTCGCCCTGCTCGCCCTGCCGGAACAGCTGCGCCGCTATCTGCGCCGGCTGCTCCCCCCGGAACGGCAGGCCGCCCGCGCCCTGCGCCCCCTCCTCGGCCGCCTCGCCGGCGTCCCCATGCCCGCGGAGTGGCTGTACGAGACGGCGGACCGCTGGGACACCGAACTCGCCGCCGCCCAGGCCGTGATCGAGGACCCGCACACGACCGTGCGCCTCGTCGCCGAACCCACGCCCGCCGCGGCCGACGCCCTGCTCACCACGACCACCGGCCTCGCCCTGCACGGCCTGCGCGCCGACGCGCTGCTCGCCTCCCGCCTGCTCCCCGACGGCTCCACCGACCCGTGGCTCACCGACGCCGCCGCCCGCCAGCGCAAGGTCGTCGCCGCCTGGCAGGGCACGTACGCCGTGCATGAACTGCCGCATCTGGGCCGTGACCCGCGCGGCGCCGACGACCTGGCCGCGCTCGGCGCACCGCCGGTTTCGCCCGCGCCGCCCGCCATCGCCTGGCCCGTCGAGGACCGCATCGCCGACGAGGGCGTCCTCGTGTGGCACCTGCCGCTGCCCGGCGCCGTCCGGGAGGACCTCGGTCTGGTGCGGCGCGGCGACGAACTCGTCGTCACCACCGGACCGCTCCGCCGCATCGTCGCCCTGCCGTCGGCGCTGCGCCGCTGCACCGTCGCCGGCGCCGGCCTGCGCGACGGCGTCCTGCGCATCCGGTTCACCCCCGACCCCGGCCTGTGGCCGCGGGGACGGTGA
- a CDS encoding glycosyltransferase family 87 protein, producing the protein MMPRIPVRAALVWAATRALLLLCVLKVITVPGPDVTTDVSVIYRNWYGVLRTGTFPLDDVTWQYPPAAAGAILSPGLLPFLSYATAFFVLALVADALTFGLLVYAGGRPGRSWRGAWVWVAGVPLLGPTAYARYDVMVTAVAVAALLAGARHPRVMGVLTGLGALLKVWPVLLLLGTRRGRVTRVSWGSAALTAGALVVAFSAAMPGALDFVTSQRDRGTEVESLGALVFHVARQFGWPGYVGLHYGSMEFLGPYVDVVSVVAQGLTLLAFGWLLMWRLRARAWAPGTLADAAFVAVLLFTTTSRVISPQYMLWLTGLAAVSTLFSASRMTPPACLVLAASLVTFLEFPLGFAHVVGGDELGLALILVRNGLLVTASLTAARRLWRQTVTEPHLSEQPPSPQPTRDETLLAS; encoded by the coding sequence ATGATGCCGAGAATCCCGGTCCGTGCGGCGCTGGTGTGGGCCGCGACCCGGGCGCTGCTCCTCCTGTGCGTCCTGAAGGTGATCACGGTCCCGGGGCCGGACGTGACGACCGACGTCTCCGTCATCTACCGCAACTGGTACGGGGTCCTGCGCACGGGCACGTTCCCGCTGGACGACGTCACCTGGCAGTACCCGCCCGCCGCCGCGGGCGCGATCCTCTCCCCCGGCCTCCTGCCGTTCCTGTCCTACGCCACCGCGTTCTTCGTGCTCGCCCTCGTCGCCGACGCGCTCACCTTCGGACTCCTCGTGTACGCGGGCGGGCGGCCCGGCAGGTCGTGGCGCGGGGCGTGGGTGTGGGTGGCGGGCGTGCCACTGCTCGGTCCGACCGCGTATGCGCGCTACGACGTCATGGTCACTGCGGTCGCGGTGGCGGCGCTGCTGGCCGGGGCCCGGCATCCGCGCGTCATGGGGGTGCTCACGGGGCTCGGCGCGCTGCTGAAGGTGTGGCCCGTGCTCCTGCTGCTCGGGACCCGCCGCGGGCGCGTCACGCGGGTCTCCTGGGGCAGCGCGGCCCTCACGGCCGGCGCCCTGGTCGTCGCCTTCTCGGCGGCGATGCCGGGCGCGCTCGACTTCGTCACCTCCCAGCGCGACCGCGGCACGGAGGTCGAGTCGCTCGGCGCGCTGGTGTTCCATGTGGCGCGGCAGTTCGGCTGGCCGGGTTATGTCGGGCTGCACTACGGCTCGATGGAGTTCCTCGGCCCCTACGTGGACGTCGTGAGCGTGGTCGCACAAGGGCTGACGCTGCTCGCGTTCGGCTGGCTCCTGATGTGGCGGCTGCGGGCGCGGGCCTGGGCGCCGGGCACGCTCGCGGACGCGGCGTTCGTAGCGGTGCTGCTGTTCACGACGACGAGCCGGGTGATCAGCCCTCAGTACATGCTGTGGCTGACCGGCCTGGCCGCGGTGTCGACGCTGTTCTCCGCGAGCCGGATGACGCCGCCCGCCTGCCTGGTCCTGGCGGCGTCCCTCGTGACGTTCCTGGAGTTCCCGCTCGGGTTCGCACACGTCGTGGGCGGCGACGAACTCGGCCTCGCCCTGATCCTCGTACGCAACGGCCTGCTGGTCACCGCGTCACTGACCGCCGCACGGCGCCTGTGGCGACAGACGGTCACGGAGCCGCACCTGAGCGAACAGCCGCCGTCGCCACAGCCGACCCGCGACGAGACCCTGCTGGCGTCATAG
- a CDS encoding alpha/beta hydrolase, translating to MPVIPGAEPYRHEGGEVGVLLCHGFTGSPQSLRPWAEYLAERGLTVSLPLLPGHGTRWEDMQVTGWQDWYAEVDRALRELRDRCSQVFVFGLSMGAALALRLAAKHGDEVAGLVLVNPGNKVHGLAAHALPVARHLVRTTKGIASDIAKEGSTEIGYDRVPLHAAHSLRNFFRIVDRELPQVTQPLVVLHSTQDHVVPPVDSARVLSRISSTDVEEILLEQSYHVATLDHDADRIFDESFAFIGRLAPSVGKEGTATGG from the coding sequence GTGCCGGTCATTCCTGGAGCCGAGCCGTACCGCCACGAGGGCGGCGAGGTCGGCGTCCTCCTCTGTCACGGTTTCACCGGTTCCCCCCAGTCGCTGCGCCCCTGGGCGGAGTACCTCGCCGAGCGCGGCCTCACCGTCTCGCTCCCCCTGCTGCCCGGTCATGGCACGCGCTGGGAGGACATGCAGGTCACGGGCTGGCAGGACTGGTACGCGGAGGTGGACCGCGCCCTGCGCGAGCTGCGGGACCGGTGCTCCCAGGTCTTCGTCTTCGGTCTGTCGATGGGCGCCGCCCTCGCGCTGCGGCTCGCGGCCAAGCACGGGGACGAGGTGGCGGGCCTGGTCCTGGTGAACCCGGGGAACAAGGTGCACGGCCTCGCCGCGCACGCCCTCCCGGTGGCCCGGCACCTCGTGCGCACGACGAAGGGGATCGCCAGCGACATCGCGAAGGAGGGCTCGACGGAGATCGGGTACGACCGGGTGCCGCTGCACGCCGCGCACTCCCTGCGGAACTTCTTCCGCATCGTCGACCGTGAACTGCCGCAGGTGACACAGCCGTTGGTGGTTCTGCACAGCACCCAGGACCATGTCGTGCCGCCCGTCGACTCGGCGCGCGTCCTCAGCAGGATCTCGTCCACGGACGTCGAGGAGATCCTGCTGGAACAGAGCTACCACGTCGCGACGTTGGACCATGACGCGGACCGGATCTTCGACGAGAGCTTTGCGTTCATCGGCCGGCTCGCGCCCAGTGTCGGTAAGGAAGGGACGGCCACCGGTGGCTGA
- a CDS encoding metallophosphoesterase family protein, with amino-acid sequence MRVHVVSDVHGNSTDLARAGDGADALVCLGDLVLFLDYADHSRGIFPDLFGVENAHRIVELRTARRFEEARAFGAGLWAGIDRGTAIETAVRKQYAELFAALPTPTYATYGNVDIPHLWSEYAGPGTTVLDGERVEIGGLVFGFVGGGLRSAMRTPYEISDEEYAAKLEAVGEVDVLCTHIPPDVPELVYDTVARRFERGSRALLEAIRRTRPRYSLFGHVHQPLARRMRIGATECVNVGHFAGSGRPWALEW; translated from the coding sequence ATGCGCGTACATGTGGTCAGCGATGTGCACGGAAACTCCACAGACCTCGCCCGGGCGGGAGACGGGGCGGACGCTCTCGTCTGCCTCGGTGACCTGGTGCTCTTCCTCGACTACGCAGATCATTCGCGCGGCATCTTCCCCGATCTGTTCGGTGTGGAGAACGCGCACCGCATCGTCGAGCTGCGCACCGCCCGCCGCTTCGAGGAGGCACGCGCGTTCGGAGCCGGGCTCTGGGCCGGGATCGATCGCGGGACCGCCATCGAGACGGCGGTCCGCAAGCAGTACGCCGAGCTCTTCGCGGCGTTGCCCACACCGACGTACGCCACCTACGGCAACGTCGACATCCCGCACCTGTGGTCCGAGTACGCCGGACCAGGCACGACCGTCCTCGACGGCGAGCGCGTCGAGATCGGCGGCCTCGTCTTCGGCTTCGTCGGCGGCGGACTGCGCAGCGCCATGCGTACCCCGTACGAGATCAGCGACGAGGAGTACGCCGCCAAGCTCGAGGCCGTCGGGGAGGTCGACGTGCTGTGCACCCACATCCCGCCGGACGTCCCCGAACTCGTCTACGACACCGTCGCCCGCCGCTTCGAGCGCGGCAGCCGCGCCCTCCTGGAGGCGATCCGGCGCACCCGACCCCGGTACTCCCTGTTCGGCCACGTTCACCAGCCGCTCGCCCGCCGTATGCGGATCGGGGCGACGGAGTGCGTCAATGTCGGCCACTTCGCCGGTTCGGGCAGGCCCTGGGCCCTGGAGTGGTGA
- a CDS encoding endonuclease/exonuclease/phosphatase family protein: MVTGSLPNSRTEPDGSAVVRVLSYNIRSMRDDTAALARVIAACAPDLVLIQEAPRFFRWRKKLARLAAASDLVILSGGASAAGPALLCSLRATVERTEDVLLPLTPGLHRRGFATAVVRFGGARIGVLSCHLSLQKDERYAQGGMLLDRLAALGVDHAVAGGDLNERPSGRTFRRLAEALQDGWTTKPWLGEYTSTPSDPHQRIDAILATEGVEVLGCGVPVGMPGVSEDDLRAATDHLPVLAALRVPAARG, encoded by the coding sequence ATGGTCACCGGATCGCTCCCCAACTCCCGCACCGAACCCGACGGTTCGGCCGTCGTCCGGGTGCTCAGCTACAACATCCGCTCGATGCGCGACGACACCGCCGCGCTCGCCCGCGTCATCGCGGCCTGCGCCCCCGACCTGGTCCTGATCCAGGAGGCGCCCCGCTTCTTCCGCTGGCGCAAGAAGCTCGCCCGGCTCGCGGCCGCCTCGGACCTGGTGATCCTCTCGGGCGGCGCGAGTGCGGCGGGCCCGGCGCTGCTCTGCTCCCTGCGCGCCACCGTCGAACGCACCGAGGACGTCCTGCTGCCCCTCACCCCCGGTCTTCACCGGCGCGGCTTCGCGACCGCCGTCGTCCGCTTCGGCGGTGCCAGGATCGGCGTACTGAGCTGCCATCTGAGCCTGCAGAAGGACGAGCGGTACGCGCAGGGCGGGATGCTCCTCGACCGGCTCGCGGCGCTCGGTGTCGATCACGCCGTCGCGGGCGGTGACCTGAACGAACGCCCCAGTGGCCGCACGTTCCGGCGTCTTGCGGAGGCTCTTCAGGACGGCTGGACCACGAAGCCGTGGCTCGGCGAGTACACCTCGACGCCGTCCGACCCGCATCAGCGCATCGACGCGATCCTTGCGACAGAGGGCGTCGAGGTCCTCGGCTGCGGGGTCCCGGTGGGCATGCCGGGGGTGAGCGAGGACGACCTGAGGGCGGCCACAGACCATCTGCCGGTCCTGGCCGCCCTCAGGGTTCCTGCCGCCCGGGGCTGA
- a CDS encoding AMP-dependent synthetase/ligase has product MREFSLPALYEVPADGNLTDIVRRNAAQHPDVAVIARKVNGTWQDVTATTFLAEVRSAAKGLIASGVQPGDRVGLMSRTRYEWTLLDFAIWSAGAITVPVYETSSAEQIQWILGDSGAVACVVESAAHAATVESVRDGLPGLTHVWQIDAGGVQELDRAGADVSDVTVDERSAVAKADDPATIVYTSGTTGRPKGCVLTHRSFFAECGNVVERLKPLFRTGECSVLLFLPVAHVFGRLVEVASLMAPIKLGHAPDIKHLTDELAAFRPTLILGVPRVFEKVYNSARAKAQADGKGKIFDKAADTAIEYSRALDTPKGPSIGLKLKYKTFDKLVYSKLRAVLGGRGEYAISGGAPLGERLGHFFRGIGFTVLEGYGLTESCAATAFNPWDRQKIGTVGQPLPGSVVRIADDGEVLLHGEHLFSGYWNNEAATGEALADGWFHTGDIGTLDEDGYLRITGRKKEIIVTAGGKNVAPAVIEDRIRAHALVAECMVVGDGRPFVGALVTVDDEFLGRWAAEHGKPADSTAVSLRDDADLLAAIQAAVDDGNAAVSKAESVRKFRILPTQFTEESGHLTPSLKLKRNVVAKDYADEIEALYQG; this is encoded by the coding sequence TTGCGCGAGTTCAGCCTTCCGGCCCTGTACGAGGTCCCTGCGGACGGCAACCTGACCGACATAGTCCGCAGAAACGCCGCGCAGCACCCCGACGTCGCCGTCATCGCCCGCAAGGTGAACGGCACCTGGCAGGACGTCACTGCCACCACCTTCCTCGCGGAGGTGCGGTCCGCCGCCAAGGGCCTGATCGCCTCCGGCGTGCAGCCGGGCGACCGGGTCGGCCTGATGTCCCGTACCCGTTACGAGTGGACGCTCCTCGACTTCGCGATCTGGAGCGCCGGCGCGATCACCGTCCCGGTGTACGAGACCAGCTCCGCCGAGCAGATCCAGTGGATCCTCGGCGACTCCGGCGCCGTGGCCTGCGTGGTCGAGAGCGCCGCGCACGCGGCCACCGTCGAGTCCGTGCGCGACGGCCTCCCCGGCCTCACCCACGTCTGGCAGATCGACGCCGGCGGTGTCCAGGAACTGGACCGCGCGGGCGCCGATGTCTCCGACGTGACCGTCGACGAGCGCAGCGCGGTCGCGAAGGCCGACGACCCGGCAACGATCGTCTACACCTCGGGCACCACGGGCCGCCCCAAGGGCTGTGTCCTCACGCACCGCAGCTTCTTCGCCGAGTGCGGGAACGTGGTCGAGCGTCTCAAGCCCCTGTTCCGTACGGGCGAGTGCTCGGTGCTGCTCTTCCTGCCCGTCGCGCACGTCTTCGGCCGCCTGGTCGAGGTCGCCTCGCTGATGGCCCCGATCAAGCTGGGCCACGCCCCCGACATCAAGCACCTCACGGATGAACTGGCCGCGTTCCGGCCGACGTTGATCCTGGGTGTGCCGCGCGTCTTCGAGAAGGTCTACAACTCGGCGCGCGCCAAGGCGCAGGCCGACGGCAAGGGCAAGATCTTCGACAAGGCGGCCGACACGGCCATCGAGTACAGCCGCGCCCTGGACACCCCCAAGGGCCCGTCCATCGGTCTGAAGCTGAAGTACAAGACGTTCGACAAGCTCGTCTACTCGAAGCTGCGCGCCGTCCTCGGCGGCCGCGGCGAGTACGCGATCTCCGGCGGCGCTCCGCTCGGCGAGCGCCTCGGCCACTTCTTCCGCGGCATCGGCTTCACGGTCCTGGAGGGCTACGGCCTGACCGAGTCCTGCGCCGCCACGGCCTTCAACCCGTGGGACCGGCAGAAGATCGGCACGGTCGGCCAGCCGCTGCCCGGCTCCGTGGTCCGGATCGCCGACGACGGCGAGGTGCTGCTGCACGGCGAGCACCTGTTCTCGGGCTACTGGAACAACGAGGCCGCGACCGGGGAGGCGCTGGCCGACGGCTGGTTCCACACGGGCGACATCGGCACGCTCGACGAGGACGGCTACCTCCGGATCACCGGCCGCAAGAAGGAGATCATCGTGACGGCGGGCGGCAAGAACGTCGCCCCGGCCGTCATCGAGGACCGCATCCGTGCGCACGCCCTGGTCGCCGAGTGCATGGTCGTCGGTGACGGGCGCCCCTTCGTCGGCGCGCTCGTCACGGTCGACGACGAGTTCCTCGGCCGCTGGGCCGCCGAGCACGGCAAGCCGGCCGACTCGACGGCGGTGTCGCTGCGGGACGACGCGGATCTCCTCGCGGCGATCCAGGCGGCCGTGGACGACGGCAACGCGGCGGTCTCCAAGGCGGAGTCGGTCCGCAAGTTCCGTATCCTGCCGACCCAGTTCACGGAGGAGTCGGGCCACCTGACGCCGTCCCTCAAACTGAAGCGCAACGTAGTGGCGAAGGACTACGCGGACGAAATCGAGGCGCTTTACCAGGGCTGA
- a CDS encoding ROK family glucokinase has protein sequence MGLTIGVDIGGTKIAAGVVDEEGNILSTFKVPTPSTSEAIVDAIASAVEGARAGHEIVGVGIGAAGYVNRQRSTVYFAPNIDWRQEPLKEEVEKRVGLPVVVENDANAAAWGEYKFGAGKGHRNVICITLGTGLGGGIIIGNKLRRGHFGVAAEFGHIRMVPDGLLCGCGSQGCWEQYASGRALVRYAKQRANATPENAEFLLSLGDGTPDGIEGKHISMAARQGDAVAVDSYRELARWAGAGLADLASLFDPSAFIVGGGLSDEGELVLDPIRKSYKRWLVGGNWRPVADVIAAQLGNKAGMVGAADLAREPDPIM, from the coding sequence ATGGGACTCACCATCGGCGTCGACATCGGCGGCACAAAGATCGCGGCCGGCGTGGTCGACGAGGAAGGCAACATCCTCTCGACGTTCAAGGTGCCGACTCCCAGCACGTCCGAGGCCATCGTTGACGCGATCGCCTCGGCCGTCGAGGGCGCACGGGCAGGACACGAGATCGTCGGCGTGGGCATCGGCGCCGCCGGATACGTCAACCGCCAGCGCTCCACGGTCTACTTCGCGCCCAACATCGACTGGCGCCAGGAACCGCTGAAGGAAGAGGTCGAGAAGCGGGTCGGCCTGCCGGTCGTCGTCGAGAACGACGCGAACGCGGCGGCCTGGGGCGAATACAAGTTCGGCGCGGGCAAGGGCCACCGGAACGTCATCTGCATCACGCTCGGCACCGGCCTCGGCGGCGGCATCATCATCGGCAACAAGCTGCGTCGCGGCCACTTCGGCGTGGCCGCCGAGTTCGGCCACATCCGGATGGTCCCGGACGGCCTCCTGTGCGGCTGCGGCAGCCAGGGCTGCTGGGAGCAGTACGCCTCCGGCCGCGCACTCGTCCGCTACGCCAAGCAGCGCGCCAACGCGACTCCGGAGAACGCGGAGTTCCTGCTCTCCCTGGGCGACGGCACCCCGGACGGCATCGAGGGCAAGCACATCTCCATGGCCGCCCGCCAGGGTGACGCCGTGGCCGTCGACTCGTACCGCGAGCTGGCCCGCTGGGCCGGCGCCGGCCTCGCCGACCTGGCCTCGCTCTTCGACCCGTCCGCGTTCATCGTCGGCGGCGGACTCTCGGACGAGGGCGAGCTCGTCCTCGACCCGATCCGCAAGTCCTACAAGCGCTGGCTGGTCGGCGGCAACTGGCGCCCCGTGGCGGACGTCATCGCGGCCCAGCTCGGCAACAAGGCGGGCATGGTCGGAGCGGCGGACCTGGCACGGGAGCCGGACCCGATCATGTGA
- a CDS encoding DUF5304 domain-containing protein, producing the protein MSDATEQPAPEADADADAWEKACAEDLAEEKARRRAQHGPPPGSAAEELRKLVDAVAEKLSGLQTPLLGAVAQGTAQQVVSQVVKQAKAAVEPVVERNPEVFDHLAAAGNELLAAYRSAVERQEQRWTQRSSGAQAGRASGDDTDPRDEGPEAPPAGEHIDLD; encoded by the coding sequence ATGAGCGACGCCACCGAGCAGCCCGCACCCGAGGCCGACGCCGACGCCGACGCCTGGGAGAAGGCGTGCGCCGAGGACCTCGCTGAGGAGAAGGCCCGCCGCCGTGCCCAGCACGGGCCCCCGCCCGGCTCGGCCGCCGAGGAGCTGCGCAAGCTCGTCGACGCCGTCGCCGAAAAGCTGTCGGGGCTCCAGACGCCCCTTCTCGGCGCGGTCGCCCAGGGCACCGCGCAGCAGGTCGTCAGCCAGGTCGTCAAGCAGGCGAAGGCGGCCGTCGAGCCGGTCGTCGAACGCAACCCCGAGGTCTTCGACCACCTCGCCGCCGCGGGCAACGAACTGCTCGCCGCCTACCGCTCCGCCGTGGAGCGCCAGGAGCAGCGCTGGACCCAGCGATCATCGGGCGCCCAGGCCGGACGGGCCTCCGGGGACGACACGGACCCCCGTGACGAGGGCCCCGAGGCGCCTCCGGCAGGCGAGCACATCGACCTCGACTGA
- a CDS encoding SRPBCC family protein, protein MAEHTSSSITIEAAPADVMGVIADFARYPDWTGEVKEAEVLAKDGAGRAEQVRLVMDAGAIKDDQTLAYTWTGDNEVSWTLVKSQMLRSLDGTYLLKPAGTGTEVTYRLTVDVKIPMLGMIKRKAEKVIIDRALAGLKKRVETK, encoded by the coding sequence ATGGCGGAACACACCAGCTCGAGCATCACGATCGAGGCGGCACCGGCCGATGTCATGGGGGTGATCGCCGACTTCGCCCGCTACCCCGACTGGACGGGAGAGGTGAAGGAGGCCGAGGTCCTCGCCAAGGACGGCGCGGGCCGCGCCGAGCAGGTGCGACTCGTCATGGACGCCGGAGCGATCAAGGACGACCAGACCCTGGCCTACACCTGGACCGGGGACAACGAGGTCTCCTGGACCCTGGTCAAGTCCCAGATGCTGCGTTCCCTCGACGGCACGTACCTCCTCAAGCCGGCCGGCACGGGCACCGAGGTCACCTACCGCCTCACGGTCGACGTCAAGATCCCCATGCTCGGCATGATCAAGCGCAAGGCCGAGAAGGTCATCATCGACCGCGCCCTCGCCGGCCTGAAGAAGCGCGTGGAGACGAAGTAG
- a CDS encoding glycosyltransferase family 4 protein produces MHKTLIVTNDFPPRPGGIQAFLHNMALRLDPEQLVVYASTWKRTREGVEATAAFDAEQPFTVVRDRTTMLLPTPRVTRRAVGLLREHGCTSVWFGAAAPLGLMAPALRKAGAQRLVATTHGHEAGWAQLPASRQLLRRIGESTDTITYLGEYTRSRIAAALTPAAAGRMVQLPPGVDEKTFHPGSGGDLVRARLGLTDRPVVVCVSRLVPRKGQDTLILAMPRILAAVPDAVLLVVGGGPYEKELRKLAAETGVTDSVRFTGAVPWSELPAHYGAGDVFAMPCRTRRGGLDVEGLGIVYLEASATGLPVVAGDSGGAPDAVLDGETGWVVRGGSAEESADRIVALLGDAELRRRMGERGREWVEERWRWDLLAEKLRGLL; encoded by the coding sequence ATGCACAAGACCCTGATCGTGACCAACGACTTCCCGCCCAGGCCCGGTGGCATCCAGGCCTTCCTGCACAACATGGCGCTCCGCCTGGACCCCGAGCAGCTCGTCGTCTACGCGTCCACCTGGAAGCGCACCCGCGAGGGCGTCGAGGCGACTGCCGCCTTCGACGCCGAGCAGCCCTTCACCGTCGTCCGCGACCGTACGACGATGCTGCTGCCCACGCCCCGCGTCACCCGGCGCGCGGTGGGCCTGCTCCGGGAGCACGGCTGTACGTCGGTGTGGTTCGGCGCGGCCGCCCCGCTCGGCCTGATGGCACCGGCGCTGCGCAAGGCCGGCGCCCAGCGCCTGGTGGCCACCACACACGGGCACGAGGCCGGCTGGGCGCAACTGCCCGCGTCCCGCCAACTCCTGCGCCGCATCGGTGAGTCGACGGACACGATCACGTATCTCGGCGAGTACACGCGGTCGCGGATCGCCGCCGCGCTGACGCCCGCCGCGGCGGGGCGGATGGTGCAGCTGCCGCCGGGCGTGGACGAGAAGACGTTCCACCCCGGCTCCGGCGGCGACCTCGTGCGGGCGCGGCTCGGACTGACGGACCGGCCCGTCGTCGTGTGCGTCTCGCGGCTCGTGCCGCGCAAGGGGCAGGACACGCTGATCCTCGCGATGCCGCGGATCCTGGCGGCCGTCCCGGACGCGGTACTGCTCGTCGTGGGCGGTGGCCCGTACGAGAAGGAGCTGCGCAAGCTCGCCGCGGAGACGGGTGTCACCGACTCGGTGCGCTTCACGGGGGCCGTGCCGTGGTCGGAGCTGCCCGCGCACTACGGGGCGGGCGACGTGTTCGCCATGCCGTGCCGGACCCGGCGCGGCGGCCTCGACGTCGAGGGCCTCGGCATCGTCTACCTGGAGGCGTCGGCTACGGGCCTGCCGGTCGTGGCGGGCGACTCCGGCGGGGCGCCGGACGCGGTGCTCGACGGGGAGACGGGCTGGGTCGTCAGGGGAGGTTCGGCGGAGGAGTCCGCGGACCGGATCGTGGCGCTGCTCGGCGACGCGGAGTTGCGGCGGCGCATGGGGGAGCGGGGGCGTGAGTGGGTCGAGGAGCGGTGGCGGTGGGATCTGCTGGCGGAGAAGCTGCGCGGACTGCTGTAA